In one Plutella xylostella chromosome 20, ilPluXylo3.1, whole genome shotgun sequence genomic region, the following are encoded:
- the LOC105395547 gene encoding facilitated trehalose transporter Tret1: MEAEKLKPAAFATQVIAAMAIAYLTSLTGFISAWPSYTVTNFMSNDTHLSAPMTPIQNSLLGSLPNVGALIATPLCGYAMDKLGRKYAAMLFGLPYVLCWAIIILTDNVHLILFAMGAVGFGAAGQAVSSVFICEIAHDSIRGGLASFCVSGYYVGILVSYVLGGRLPYRGVLRAHLALSALYLALLALLRESPVYLMQRGREKEAMESIKFYRRYSITSKEMAHEIAKLKQALDPCLDKILRGDEEIEVVEELLKNYKSQGKVTTLGGSTASQQTTAWRFLWESKSSKRALLTVIVLMSLSILMGSLALQIYAEPLMREAAPSVPSNLATILLAVDLLIASLICGVVVERYGRKPLMTYSALTSAVFALLLGVQLQLNFFSHWVTVGIIYGYTFAYTIGAATVPFILTAEVFLPEVRGLCNSICMGCMWLMNFVIVVVFNLSVPVFGLGMVFCFFALVCFIGAVYSHLCLPETKGLSTDEIQFQFYKQKKRKSLAA, translated from the exons ATGGAAGCTGAGAAACTGAAACCTGCTGCGTTTGCAACGCAAGTCATTGCTGCCATGGCAA TTGCCTACCTCACCTCCCTGACCGGGTTCATCTCAGCGTGGCCCTCCTACACGGTGACCAACTTCATGTCGAACGACACCCATCTATCAGCCCCGATGACCCCGATCCAGAACTCGCTTCTGGGCAGCCTGCCCAACGTGGGGGCGCTGATCGCGACGCCGCTGTGTGGGTATGCCATGGACAAATTGGGCCGGAAATATGCGGCGATGCTGTTCGGACTGCCTTATGTG TTGTGCTGGGCCATCATCATCCTCACAGACAACGTGCACCTCATCCTGTTCGCGATGGGCGCGGTGGGGTTCGGCGCGGCGGGGCAGGCCGTGTCATCAGTGTTTATCTGTGAGATCGCCCATGACTCCATCCGGGGCGGGCTGGCTTCCTTCTGCGTTTCTGG CTACTACGTGGGCATCCTAGTGTCGTACGTGTTGGGCGGGCGGCTCCCATACCGCGGCGTGCTGCGCGCGCACCTCGCGCTGTCCGCGCTGTACCTcgcgctgctggcgctgctgcGGGAGTCGCCTGTGTACCTCATGCAGCGGGGGCGGGAGAAG GAAGCGATGGAGTCGATAAAGTTCTACCGGCGGTATTCCATCACATCTAAAGAGATGGCGCATGAGATCGCCAAACTTAAGCAGGCGTTGGACCCGTGTCTAGACAAGATACTGCGCGGAGATGAAG AGATAGAAGTGGTGGAGGAGCTGTTGAAGAACTACAAGAGCCAGGGCAAGGTGACCACCCTGGGCGGGTCCACCGCCAGCCAGCAGACTACCGCGTGGAGGTTTCTGT GGGAATCCAAATCCTCCAAGCGAGCCCTCCTCACCGTCATAGTCCTGATGTCTCTCTCCATCCTCATGGGGTCCCTGGCGCTGCAGATCTACGCCGAGCCGCTGATGAGAGAGGCAGCCCCATCAGTGCCGTCCAACCTGGCGACTATACTGTTAGCTGTGGATCTGTTGATAGCCAGTCTGATCTGCGGGGTTGTGGTTGAGCGGTATGGACGAAAG CCCCTCATGACCTACTCAGCCCTAACCTCTGCAGTCTTCGCGCTGCTCCTGGGAGTACAACTCCAGCTGAACTTCTTCTCTCACTGGGTGACGGTGGGCATCATCTACGGATACACCTTCGCGTACACCATCGGAGCTGCCACTGTGCCGTTTATTCTGACTGCTGAGGTGTTCTTGCCTGAG GTCCGAGGTCTCTGCAACAGCATCTGCATGGGCTGCATGTGGCTGATGAACTTCGTGATCGTGGTAGTCTTCAACCTGTCGGTCCCTGTCTTCGGGCTCGGCATGGTCTTCTGTTTCTTCGCACTCGTCTGCTTCATCGGCGCCGTGTATAGCCATCTCTGTCTGCCGGAGACCAAGGGGCTGTCGACTGACGAGATCCAGTTCCAGTTCTACAAGCAGAAGAAGAGGAAGAGTCTTGCCGCGTGA
- the LOC105390848 gene encoding uncharacterized protein LOC105390848 gives MVSNLLQWIQGVYQQRNRKARQYFGGKPEKPRPFEPATYLPPLGGYPAAGNRPSPPYSEGPSTNRPYQPSQPAETPYQPPYEASKPTPPAYQPSQPSQPSQPPYQPSQPSQPAYQPSQPTEAAYQPSSSQPTQAPYQPSQPAYQPSQPTYQPSQPSYQPSQPSSPQPQQPSSYPSSPSYQPSQPSYQPSQPTSPAYQPSQRPETQPQPEGTPSNNSPQVSPDDDDRHPPHIHAITVDCGKEMMTINIEFNKPYNGIIYSQDHFNEPECIYVKENSNQVKYSFTVSLNSCGTRFFSDFENEGQAYLENVLVLQNEPGIQEVWDHIRRVRCLWEGNLTKQLVSSLSVGMLNQITSNFSGDTAMARLDIQVGRGPFAPEANGLIKIGEIMTLVVSVTGDPGFDILVRECVARDSESRHVVPLTDHEGCVLKPKLFGAFQKTKETGNTGASIIAFAFFNAFKFPDEMDLIIQCDVELCKTDCEVCPNPGSIEPRKRRRRDVIHVGNRTIEPVPTTIGKGIRVVFPEDLPVETGLCVAPSIAFWGGLLVLAASLASSAIASYCWQKTRVVKMS, from the exons ATGGTCAGCAACCTGCTGCAGTGGATCCAGGGGGTCTACCAGCAGAGGAATAGGAAAG CTCGGCAGTACTTCGGAGGCAAGCCGGAGAAGCCGAGGCCCTTCGAGCCGGCGACCTACCTCCCCCCCCTGGGGGGGTACCCCGCTGCGGGCAACCGTCCCTCCCCTCCCTACAGCGAGGGGCCGTCGACGAACCGCCCCTACCAGCCCAGCCAGCCCGCCGAGACGCCCTACCAGCCGCCTTATGAAGCCAGCAAGCCCACCCCTCCTGCCTACCAACCCAGCCAACCCTCCCAGCCGTCGCAGCCGCCGTACCAGCCCAGCCAACCCAGCCAACCTGCCTACCAACCAAGCCAACCTACTGAGGCAGCCTACCAACCATCCTCTTCCCAACCTACTCAAGCTCCCTACCAACCCAGCCAGCCAGCTTACCAACCCAGTCAACCCACCTACCAACCAAGCCAGCCATCGTACCAACCTAGTCAACCTTCCTCTCCTCAACCTCAACAGCCCAGCAGCTACCCCTCCTCCCCATCCTACCAACCTTCCCAGCCATCGTACCAGCCTAGTCAACCCACGTCGCCCGCCTACCAGCCCAGCCAGCGCCCGGAGACGCAGCCGCAGCCCGAGGGAACCCCTTCCAACAACTCTCCTCAAGTGTCACCTGATGACGACGACCGCCACCCGCCCCACATCCACGCCATCACCGTCGACTGCGGCAAGGAGATGATGACCATCAACATCGAGTTCAACAAGCCCTACAACGGCATCATCTACTCGCAGGACCACTTCAACGAGCCCGAGTGCATCTACGTCAAGGAGAACTCCAACCAGGTTAAATACTCCTTCACTGTGAGCCTCAACAGCTGCGGCACCAGATTCTTCAGCGACTTCGAGAATGAGGGACAGGCTTACTTAGAAAACGTGTTGGTTCTGCAAAACGAGCCTGGAATTCAGGAGGTTTGGGACCATATCCGCCGCGTTAGATGTCTGTGGGAAGGCAACCTGACCAAACAACTGGTGTCGTCTCTGAGCGTGGGCATGTTGAACCAGATCACCAGCAACTTCAGCGGAGACACCGCCATGGCTCGTCTGGACATCCAGGTCGGCAGAGGACCTTTCGCGCCTGAAGCCAACGGCTTGATCAAGATCGGAGAAATCATGACTTTGGTAGTCTCTGTAACTGGTGACCCAGGCTTCGACATCCTTGTCCGTGAGTGCGTAGCCAGAGACTCGGAATCCCGTCACGTGGTGCCTCTAACCGACCATGAAGGTTGCGTGCTCAAACCAAAACTGTTTGGAGCGTTCCAGAAGACCAAGGAGACCGGCAACACGGGCGCTTCTATCATAGCGTTTGCGTTCTTCAACGCCTTCAAGTTCCCTGATGAGATGGACCTGATCATCCAGTGCGATGTGGAGCTGTGCAAGACGGACTGCGAGGTGTGCCCCAACCCCGGCAGCATCGAGCCCAGGAAGCGCAGGAGGAGGGACGTCATCCACGTGGGGAACAGAACCATCGAGCCGGTCCCTACCACCATCGGGAAAGGCATCCGAGTGGTCTTCCCTGAGGACCTGCCAGTGGAGACTGGCCTGTGTGTAGCCCCGTCCATAGCCTTCTGGGGGGGTCTACTGGTGCTGGCTGCCTCGCTGGCCAGCAGCGCCATCGCCTCCTACTGCTGGCAGAAGACGAGGGTTGTGAAGATGTCGTGA